The genomic interval CGGCTTAGCCCCCTAAGTTTGGACACTTTCACTTCAAATCTCGTTTTACCGCCAAATTAGTTAAACAGTCAAAGTTTTTTGCTTGTATTACACTTTTTGTAAGTAACATCTTCCTATCTTCACTTCCGTGCCGTGGCTTGACATGGAGCCTCTACGGGCATGAATTCTCGCGATTGAGCGATGCTTAGGCATCGCGTAGCTAGTCCGTAGCTTATCATGCCCGCCCTCCATGTAAAGCCACTTTCAACCTACTTGGAGTTACCTTCTAAACTGCAATCTTCTTTGCTTGAATCTCATTGCGTGTCCATTTCTTCAGAAACATTGCTGGAGAATGGTCTTTGAGACTGCCGTGAAGTCTACGCTTATTGTAAAACTCAATGAATTGGTCAACTCCTTCAAAGGCCTCGTCAAAGGTCATGTAGACTTCTCGTTGGTAGCACTCTCGCTCTAAAATGCTATGGAAGGACTCAATATAAGCATTCTTATTAGGTGACTTGACAGGGATTCTCTCATGTTCAATCCCATACTCCTCACAAAAGTCTCCAAAGTCATGGCTAATGAACTGAGGGCCATTATCTGTACGAAGAATCGGCTTGGACTCAAGATCCAAGAGTTGACGTCGTAAAAGGGCTTGTTTGACCGTGTGGATGATCGATGTTTTATCACACGTTTTCCCTCTGTAATGAGCTACAATGCAACGATCAAAGACGTCAATGATGCTGGCTAAATAGAAGTGACGATCTTTCCCTGCCACATAGCCATA from Ammoniphilus sp. CFH 90114 carries:
- a CDS encoding IS3 family transposase: KKEVTLDERLEVAQSWIKRKMPVRRVLRVVQVAPSTYYHRLKYPEKQHSSQGGRPIPGYSYTESGQKRTDQKIKSYLLQLISGEESVYGYRKLTSCLRQRYKLVINKKKVYRLCKELQILLPQREKKAKHPRRLANNREITGPNQLWQMDIKYGYVAGKDRHFYLASIIDVFDRCIVAHYRGKTCDKTSIIHTVKQALLRRQLLDLESKPILRTDNGPQFISHDFGDFCEEYGIEHERIPVKSPNKNAYIESFHSILERECYQREVYMTFDEAFEGVDQFIEFYNKRRLHGSLKDHSPAMFLKKWTRNEIQAKKIAV